The region gtctcctgccggcctcgcctccgcctcctgatcggcctccttctccggatgcccggcccgctcgacttcggcctccagctccagcggctcggcctcaccctctccgttgtaagtcgaagcgggtgaaacgggtcccacggaggcaaagatagcctccaggttctcgtcccgatcagctcggcaactccggactcggtctgcagaaagcaggaccgaagatgaagtgagctcctcaaggagcggcagattctgaagccgagctgctatctctcggctgtacagaggcagcacgacgtcggccccctgctcgcccttatcggcaattagccttaccaggctaccgacaaaggccgagaactggctgctcaaaaagagtttctccgtgtaaacacggagagcctccccttgggcaaccacggcagcagcatcgctccgcttcgtctgctctcgctggatgacgagctggtttttggcaaactgagcttcatcctgggccgaaatcctagcagccctggctttctcaaagtttgcctcagcctgctcggcccggtgacaagcagccgccaatttcctctgcatctcggcatagtcgttggacgctttggagagttcgacggcgacgagcttggagagcatatcattcctctgaaaatggataaggaaaaaagttaacagagggcaccaaaaatacaggacagaagccaagccaaggaatcaagaagacaattcacctcggcgaagtccgtgggccatagaaatggctcacagatatgctccgaaggaggcgccaagaccatgtctttctctggcgctctcgggggcttctgggtcttccccttcctacttgccgaagtcgactccggcttctttggacccgaagaggtcttttgcctcttcggattcttctcggcatcaggcgccgagctggtagccttctctctctccggctccacaagctcggaggactttctgatagccttattcaacatgaacactgccaaaaagcaagaaagcaaagtcagattttcttcgttaaagcagtagagcataaagataaagagaaatcctcaccctcggcctcttcgtccgaagacgagatgtcgaacacgacgtcgcccttgacgagctcagactccgtgtattgtttcctaactatgggaatcttgttgagctcgccatcgagctcgtccaacggttcaggccgagggtgacggataacggactccggccctctccagggaaaactaggagccgcggtcctatcatagtagaagaagcgattttgccacttcggccacttcgttttacaaaaggccctaaagggctgtaaagggatcaagtaaaaccaagaccccttcctcttaaattgaaagaatttaaggatcgccttcaaagacaaatcccttcctaacctacggagttcggcagcgaaggccgacaagtgcctccaagagttcggagtcacctggcctaaaggaagctgaaaaaaatctagtaaatctataaaggcagaagggagggggaaacgaagcccgcattctaagcaggcctcgtacacggtgacgtaaccctccggcggggagtcagccctgtgatcaccgtcaggtaccaccgccttccccccaggaaaagagtatttttcgtaaagggatatcacagtatccttactcaagatactgtgaaaatactctacggtcttctccccggattctttccggctagaagaccccttaccccctttcctaacgctacccgactccgaagaagaagaagaagacatttttcttactttttgaaggtgaagatagtctgaaaaaattcttgaaagcggagagagaattttcgcaagaaagagagtatagaagacgcaacagcaaaagtgcttcaatgatgaagaaagagcgtatttatcagatacgggaaagatttcgaaatcgttgcgccgtttcgaatcccaccttttcaggaatcaacggccggattttactgtcgcatttaatgcaggcatgcgctaggcacgtcccctgacgtcagcctcccccttaccgttatccagaatgccgaagtgactcacctcgccgaagtgatccacttcgcttttcggggggggtagtgatggggtacgaactaaaccctaatggcaagcccaataacagtgacggcccatcagcccagagcccaagaaagagtatctgttcggcacgaccaaagagttcggcacgaccaaagagttcggactcagcctacagctcggtaaaagccgaccagtcaagctctcctctcagatcggcaagagttgatcggtaaagtccagcagttcggtctcagcattcgaccgaactaggagttagtggactcatgaaaggcctccacgacctccactatacccacgatctatttagtggtatgaagcagttattgagcagttattgctcacccacgatcttgttagtggggctgcaaaccacgaccttagttcaatgtataaatagaacttagatcagatagaaaagggttaagctctctagagataaaatagcatatagcaagtctgtgttgtaagctgtattttcgcagatcaagcaatacaaacctgccctcatttctccccgtggacgtagatttacctcagtaaatcgaaccacgtaaattcattgtgtcataattctctaccagcatttactaacatcaataattcgcggaacCATCAGTGGTTTGCAACTGATAAGGAGATCACACCTTTTAATTCTGTTCTGGTTCTTGTAAAGAAACAAAGTAGTCCAACTAATTCCCCTATATTTGTCCCTTTTAGGATAGCAGAAAATCATGAATCTCCACCATTATCTTATTAGTAGAATTATCTACCAGTCGGtgctaataaaataataatatttggcTAGTAGAAACGATGTAGTGTTTTCAAACAAAAGATGCACATTGTCTGAGGTAGGTATAACCTAAAATGGTGACATTTTATCGATTAAAAGgcatattttatagtaataaaaatattgtaagTTGTAACTGCAATGATGAAAGTTGTACAATGTTAAATTTTCACCCGTCCCATTTAGTACTTCCTCAATTCCATAATAGTGgagttattttgtcattttagtacgttccataataatggaattatttccctttttagtaaagtACACATTTTTTCTCATTTAATGTATTCCCTCTTACTTCAtcctctcttcatctctctacctttttcatttcctattttattattcctttacttagagtgtccactatgagAGGATACGTCGGTCGCGCCTCTCTATAGTGGAGGACGAGGGCGGACGAGGCGGGGGGTGGAAGACGCGGGCGTGCCAGCTACCTGGCAGGGACGGGGCGATGGGGTGGAGGACGCGGCTCTGACCGCGGCTCCCTATAGCAGGGCCCGAAGAGCAGCGGTCGTGgacaactttttttaaaaaaaaaatatttcattttttacaaattttttaataaatactatCTCCTTCTCTCTGCAGTAGAGACGTTTCATTTTCGGcacttgttttaaaaaaatgataataaataattaaagtagagaaaaagtcAAATAAGTGAGAGAATAATATGGAGAAGACTCttctttatattattctctcttactttattttttctctccactttaactatttattatcattttaaaaaaatgagtgctcaaaatgaaatgtctatactacagagggacgaagggagttCTCCTTATTTCACTCTCATTTCATTCCCATCCACACACATCTACaaactttgaattttttttatgttcaattatatattttttttctaattataatcgtccaataatttttattcgaattgaaaaaaatataccaacaattgataaaatattgtGATTTGTGGCGGTGGACAAGTCGACTATAGGGCTGGACAACTGTTTTTGTGGTTGTGGACAACCTTTTGTGGCTTGTCCACCGGCCATGTCCACACCATAGTGGACACTATTTACTTActtaatataatttttcttaaatcgtgtACTGTAAAGAAATGCTTCTTCTACTATAGAACGAAAagagtataaattttttttgaataacACAAAGATTTTACGTAGAAGTGGAGCTATATAGAAATAGAAGTGGAGCTATAtagaaaatgtaattaaatattttaataaaaagtgaattgtatataaaaatagaatattttaATTGAGATAAATTATTAAGAGGGAATAGTAAAAATGGCAAATATAGAAACTCAATTAGTCAAAGCCTTAACCCCttaaaccaaaaataaataaacaaaataattaataataaaataaatactactactaaatgtAGTTTAAAATGGGAGAGGGCGAAATCTCCTTTGCTCCCAGTCAAAAACAAGAGAAAATAATGCAGAAAAACAACAACCAAAGCCAGGTGGCGGAGAGCCGATGGCCACTGAGCCTGGTGGTGATGGGGCTGATCGGTGGCGCATCGCTGGTGTTCCTTCTCCTAGGTAAGAACTCGTCGGCCCCGTTCCTGTGCGGCGCGTGGGGGTCACGCTTCTCTGGTCCGGCCACCAGCCTCCAGTTAGAGGCGATCCTCCACTACGCGACGTCGACGGTGGTGCCGCAGCAGTCTCGTGGTGAGATTTCCGTGACATTCGACGTCCTCCGGTCGTCGGGGCCCGCCGACTTCCTCGTCTTCGGACTAGGGCGCGATTCACTCATGTGGGCCTCCCTCAATCCACGTGGCAGGACGCTATTCCTGGAGGAGGATCCCAAGTGGGTCCAAACCGTCCTAAAAGACGCCCCTGCCCTCCGGGCCCACACCGTCCGTTACCGCAACCAACTCTCCCAAGCCGACGACTTGATGCACCATTTCCGTTCCGAGCCTCATTG is a window of Salvia splendens isolate huo1 chromosome 3, SspV2, whole genome shotgun sequence DNA encoding:
- the LOC121793563 gene encoding probable methyltransferase At1g27930 produces the protein MGEGEISFAPSQKQEKIMQKNNNQSQVAESRWPLSLVVMGLIGGASLVFLLLGKNSSAPFLCGAWGSRFSGPATSLQLEAILHYATSTVVPQQSRGEISVTFDVLRSSGPADFLVFGLGRDSLMWASLNPRGRTLFLEEDPKWVQTVLKDAPALRAHTVRYRNQLSQADDLMHHFRSEPHCSPNKSFLRGNHKCRLALNMLANEVYDTEWDLIMIDAPRGYFPEAPGRMAAIYSAAVMARNRKKAGVTHVFLHDVDRRVEKMYAEAFLCKKNRVKAEGRLWHFEIPPAANINSDFC